CACGACACAGCGATAACTCAGCCATAACATAACCCTAACTCAGTCGCAACAAAACCCTAACTCAGAGGCAACAAAACCCTCAACAAAACCATATCACAGCCGCAACATAACCCTATCTCAGTCACAACAAAATATAATATATACCGTCGCGATATCCTACCGGAAAAGGCGAACTCATAGATAAGAATGCGGCGAAGATGATTTCGTACAAACGATTGAAGACGACGATTTCGGGCACGACGATGACGTAGAAAATAGAGTATCACGACAGAGAGGTAGTTCGAGGAAGAGGAAGTAAACACAGACAATGTCGATGATGGAGAGTAGGAGTATCCTCGCGGTTCCTTCTTCGACGGTTCCTTCTTCGAGACGACAAAGTCAATGTTCTTAGTTAGTTTATTTTTTTACTTCTATGTAGTTATGTTGGAGAAGAGACAGTTTGATTTTTATTCTGATGATGTGTATATTTAATTAGTGATGTGGATTTAATGTTTAAAAATAACTTCAATTAAAAAAAACTAACCAAAAGCCCTTACAGTCATTTACTATGGGTAGGAAAACATTCTAGTAATTTTTAAAATACGTTTAACACTCTAGTAATAAACCAACTTTTCTTATACATTCTAGTAATTTTCTCTTGATTTTATACATGCTTTGTTTTGGTTTGGGTTTAATAATCGAATCAAGTCATTCTCCTTTTAAGAATAACTATATCTTTTTTCCGCGCTTCGCGCGGATAATTGTTTTTATATGTAATTGTTGATTTTGTTGTAATATTTTTATATAATCTCTTTTTATATTTAATTGTTGATTTTGTTTTATATTTGAAAGTATTTAAATTCAAAGAAAGTTGTTTTCTTGTTTTCTCTTGTTTAAAGGTTTTTCATAGTTTTATTTCAAAACACTTTTGACGTATTATAATAGATAAGTTTTTATTTTTGTGGTATTGGACTTTTTATAAGCTAAGGTGGATCAATGTCTAATTAAATGTAAGAAATAGTAGTGTACATAATTTCTTATAACGACTAATTTTATTAAACTTAGGTGGAGTTTACATAATCCTTCATGAAGAGGATGAACAATTAAATTAAGTACATTGTAATAACATTCAAATAAATTGTCATTCGGAATTCTAGCCTTAGCCAAAAGATCTGCCACCTAATTTGTCTTTCTTCCCGTCCAAGTAAATGAGATATCTTTAAAGTTTTGCACCCACCAGCATATTTCCCTGATCCAGCTATAAGCTCCAAAGTGGAGATTACCATTCTTTAATATGGCTTTTTCACAGTCACTCTCAATGATTAGCATTCTATAATCCCTTATCCAACATGCTGTACCGCCATTAAAATTCCTTGATGTTTACTTTCAAACGCATTTTAAACCATCTTCCCTGCAGCTTGAAATGATTCTTTATAACATCCATACTCATTTCTTAGAATCCAACCTGCTTTCGCTGGAATAGTTGAGTTGATGAAACTCTCAATCTACATTACATTTACTGTTTCCTTGGTTGGGCCTTAAATGTACTTGTTAGAAATTTTTTTTTTAATATTTACGCTTATATGTATTTAATTTAGGAGACTTATTTTTACTTTTAAAATATGTGACCAATATAGCTTTCCTAATATTGTTTTATGTTTGGACATGTATATAATTAAACAATACATGATTATTGTTTTTTCATGTATTTATAACATAATATNNNNNNNNNNNNNNNNNNNNNNNNNNNNNNNNNNNNNNNNNNNNNNNNNNNNNNNNNNNNNNNNNNNNNNNNNNNNNNNNNNNNNNNNNNNNNNNNNNNNNNNNNNNNNNNNNNNNNNNNNNNNNNNNNNNNNNNAGAAAATAATTATTTAAATCCATAAATCTCGAATCAAAGCAACATATTTTTGTATCTCTTACCAATCTTTTCAAGTTGTAAAGCCATTGTATATATATACTTTTAACTATCTTCTTAACTCTTATCAGAATTTTGGGTTTCTTCTATGATTTTCATCAATGAAGTAACGTTTGATAGAGAAACATATAGTTGTTCCTAAGTGAACAATGGTTTTGGGAAGTACAAAAGAACAGCTATTAACTATTGGCCTTGGCTTTTGTCATCATAGGCTCATAGCTTTTCATCTTATAATTTTTCCATCTCTAGCGTGTTCAGACTTAAGAGTACACACAAAAAATAAGATGATGGGTACATAACCTGACAGTTTTCTATTTGTTTCATGAACTATTCTTGTTTTGGACATCATCAATCATGTCTGCTTTTGGGAGGGTACCTTCAATGGTACTCTCAATATTAAGTACGGCAGGTTCTTTTGATTTAGTCAGACGATCCAAACCATGTTATCTTATTGAACTTCCCCATTTGAACTTCCCCATCTACGAAGAAACAAAGCAGTTGATGGCTTCATCAATTTTTAAAAACCCTATATGAAGGTAGAGAGCAATCAATCAACCTTATAAATGCCATGTCAAATGCCTCTTTTCGTGGAAGCTTAAGCTCAGATTCTAATGGAGCAAATATAGCTTCAATTTGAGGCATGTCATCATCATATTTTTCTGCAGCAAGGATCTTTCTTAAGGTGGATTCCGTAGCAAACTGAGCAACCATTGATGCCCTCTCCTCATAGATTTTCTTGATTTATAGATTCCGAAACACGGTTCTTATGTATAAACAAAAGGTACTGTCTATAAAGCTCTGACAAATTAAAACATAAAAGTGAAGAACACATGATGTAATAATTGATCCAAAACTAAGTGGCAGTAAAATTCTGAACGTAATAACTAATCCATAAACTAAGTGACAGTAAAAAATTTGAACGCTAATGCATAATACTCACGGCATAAATACACCTGAACACTTTCATAATAATTGACTTGTTTTAACTAACAAAAAGGTAAAAACTTAAAATTTTGGGTGAACGGAAGAAAGAAATTGACATATGAAACTGAACTTCCTTTAATGAACACAAACACAAAACATAAAAACAGACAACACAAGTAACAACAAACTTTTTCAAGATCTTTCTCTCTATGTCTCTCAGACAAACTTTAACGATTTGAGTTCAGTGTGTGGTTTCCCAAACTCTCAAATCAATGTCTGCATCACAATAGTAGGGGTGGGCACGAGGCAAGTACTTGCCGATTTTTGGTTACTTGCTATTTGACTTGCCTTGTCAGAGTAATTTATTTTACGACTCGATACTTGACTTGCTTGAAACAAGTACTTGTTTTATCAAGTACTTGGAAAAAAAGTTGATACTTGCAAATAATTTTTCTTGCCTTGTTACTTGCTAAACCAAGTAATTGTCTCTTGATTACATACAAAAAGATACATATTCTAAATTTTTAACATCCAAAAGTCACATGAATTTTCAAAGAAATAGACAAAAATGAAAATAAACGTTCAAAATATTGAAAGACCATATGAAACTCAATGTTCCTCCATTTTGTTCCTATATTTTATTTCGATGTTCCAAAAAAATTTTGCAAGTAACAAGTATTATTTAGCAAGTAACAAATATTTTATAGAACGAGTAACAAGTAACGAATAACGAGGCAAGTACCAAAAAATAAAACGATACTTGATACTTGCCTTGTCCTTGCAAGTAGTAAGTTTTTTTGACTTGTTACTTGCCTTGCTAATGACAAGTACTCGACTTTGCAAGGCGAATACGGGTCAAGTCACGAGTATAAGGCGAGTATCGAGTAATGATGTCCAGCCCTACACAATAGGGCGAAAAAACTAATAAATCAAGCCAATACCAACAACAAAAAAAGCAAGAAAATTAAAATCAAATCGACACATAAACAACTATAGATTGTCGTTGTATAATCTATGAAGCTCCACTTTCACTGTATCTGAACCATGAAGCAGAGTGAAGTTCCAGATGCACAGACTCATATATGCAAAGTTCCAGTCATCTTTTTAGACTCTATGAGATGATATATAGTACTTACAAACATATATAGCCTCTGAGAAAAAAATGAAAACACCATATTAGCAAACCAATAAGAGACCTTTTCAAAAAGAAAACTATTGCAAAATATGCATTTCAATTTTTCCGACTATTTGATTCTATTATCCAAAATCACATTGCTTTACCGTATAGATGTATCAATAGCTCAATGGGCAGTTATGATTTCTAGAGGCAACACCCCAAACGCAACCACATTGGTCTTCATTAGTTGTTCCATTCATAAAGAACTCGAAGCTAGATATCTGCAAAAATAACGAAGGTTACAATTCACAACAGCAAAAACGACATTTGGATTCTCAACATTTAACTCTAAGAAAAATCAAAACGTGTATTTTTTTAAAAAAGGAGACAAGCAAAAAAAGGCAAATCTATGTCTCAAAATAAACGTCTCGCTTCTCTCTAGGTTAAAAAAAATAAAAAAAAAACATCTCTCTTTTCCGCTACTCCTCTTCTCCATCTCATTGTTCATCTCTGTACCCTCTTCACCAGCAAGGGTGGAGTTCAGTTGAGGTTGTCTCCGTTATCAGATCCGGTGGTTCTGGAGCATGCTTGGCGGTGGGGTTAGAGGACGACCCTTTTCTCTGCTAGTTTTGTCTCTGTATCCGTTAACTCGCCTTCTTGTGGTCCAAATTCGACATCTCTGAAGAACACCACTTCATCAGCTCTGGGGGAGGAGACAACGGCCTTGCCGTTTGGTTTCTTTGACATAGGATCGCCGGAGACAGATCTGGCGGAGGAGACACAGGTTTTGGCAGAGGAGTCGGAGTGGAGAACCGCCTTACCGTTTGGTTTCTTCGACGTAGGATCGCCGGAGACAGCTTTGGTGGAGGAGACACCGGTTTTGCCGGTATAAGTAAAATGTCCTTTAAACCTATAAAGTTTAAGTTATTTACCAATCCAACCACTTTTATCCAAACTCATTCACTTGACTCGTAATCCGACCCAGTATTAATCCTGAATCCTTAATTTCGTCTCCTATTTTGGATCTCACTTTACCACCTCATCTTCTCAAATCACGATTTCAAAAATCCATCTCAAATACAAACTGATTTTCCTCTCTTTTATCTTCATCTCTTCCATTTTCTTATTCACAGTCATCATATTTTCCATATTTATCATTTTGAATACGAACCATTCTATTTTCATCTTCTTCCCCATAATATCTCTCAAAACTTGATTCATCGAAAAAACAAAAAAAAAAATCCAACGAAAATGGATTAAAAAAATAAATACTCACACTAAAAAAGAAAGATCAGTTTAAATCATTTATTTTTAATATTTGCGTTATTTATAAGTGATGCAAAAGAAATTTACATCACTTATATAAGTGGGTGCGGCAGTTTGCAGAAGCGGGTGGTTGCGGTTTCAAGCGCTATTAAGTGTTTTGTATTATTGACATAATGTTTGAAAATTGTTGCGTTTGCGGGTTATTTTTGAGTGGTTTACCCATAGATGCACAAATTAATTAATAAAAAAATATTAAATAGACAAAAATTTAACTGTAAAAATGATAATTTTAAAACTCAGTAATAAAATAATATATATATAATTATATTTATAAATCATATTTTTAATAATAAATATAAAAATTATATTTATAAAATCATATTATTACACTTGTATATATATTAGCATTTATATTATCTAAATTTTTAAAACATTTAAAATTTTTTATTTTTATATTTATATAATTTTTACAAAAAATAAAAAAAAATACCCTTAATACCCTTAGAAGCAACCTTACAATAAGGATGCGGTCTCGCTTCAAAACCCTAGGCCGGCAGCCGCCTCCTCCACTAGTTCCCGCTAGTCATAGATTATTGAGTCTTTATTTTCCTTATCTTTCGATGGTTTGCTTCTGGATTTATAAAGGATTGTAGGAGTTTGATGTAGTTTCTGGATGTTGATACGATGCCCGTGTGTTTGGTTTTTTTATTCCCTCTTTAGTGTTTAGTTATTTTTATGTGTTTCCCCTGCTTTAGTGTTTTACATGTATATGTTCCAATGTTATCATTGAAAACTCTAGTAACAAAAAAAAAAACAATTTTACGATAATAAAGTTTTCAAAAAAATCTAAATATCTAAATAAAAACACACAGAAATCTAAAATAAAAAAAAATCTAAATACCTTATATATTAAACACAAAAAAATGTATACTTAGAAGCAACCCTACAGTAATAACATTTTAATAAATAATATTAACAAAGATAACAAGACACGATTTTTGATTTTGTGTCTCTTCTCATTGTCCCACATGAAAAATGTGCTTTAACAATCAACTGAGTTTTTATATTATTTATCTAAATCATCTTTAAAGGCAAGTTTATGATTTTGATATACTTTGGCTTAAAAAATAATTTAAAATTTTATTTTCTCGAGTATATATTAATATAGTGGACCGCAGAAGTATACTAATAGAATATATATAAACCGTCGGTAGCTATTCTCTAGAGAAAATTCATCAAGAGGTACACTAGTCATGAAAATATGTTTTTAAATTTTTATTACTGTATATAAAGCGAAAACCTAGAAGATATACTAATTAGGAATCTAAAAGTTTTCTGCATACTTTATTTTCTCGAGTATATATTAATATAGTGCAAGCAGAAGTAAACTAATAGATATGAACCGTCGGCTGTTCTCCAGAGAGTTGCTCTGTTTACCTAAACCGCTTCGAATTTACTCATTAAATAATAGAATAACCGTTCGTAATAAAAAAAAAATATCAAAAGGTACACTACACTAGTCATGAAAGTCTACTGATAGAACTTTATTTGATTTGTTTAATAGTTTTACTGAATTGCATAAATTAATTAATTTTATGAAATTAAAATTAATTAACTTTGCAAGTTATGCTATAGCCTATTGCAGCTAAGCAGCAAGTAAAGAGCTTGGACCTGGAACATTTATATGAAATATACGACTGGGGCTCCAGTTTTAAGAAGCCCATATTTTGAAACATATATTGTGTATTTAGATATACATTGACATTAGTGTAAAATCTATAAGGAAATTTAAAAAACTTAAAATAAAAATAGTTCCTAAAGAAAATTATAAAATATAAAATATATTTATGTTATTGTGATTTAAATATGAATAAATTCGATAGTACAATTAAAATGATATAGTGCTATATTATTATAATTAATAATTTGATTTTTCGTTAAAGAAAATAAATATTTTAATATACTTTAAAAAGTTAATAAATATAGTTAAAAATTTTTAAATAAAAGGTAATATTTTTTATTTTGAATAGGGCCCCGGAAATCAAAGTATCAAATCCAGAATATGTTTGCATCCAGGTCCCGTCCAGTACCATTAGACCACAAGTCCACTGAGTAGTTTTACTTTTTGCGAGTATTTAGTGTTTTCTCTGGTCTATATGCTTACTAAAAATAATCAATTGATCATTCGCTATATCTCGGTTTAGTGCTCTTTCTTGTTCTTCCCACCACTACCATTCTTTCCCTCATTCTTGAATTACATGGAAGCAAAAAGGAAAGATGATCATGAAATTGGTTTTGATTTTACAAAATTCCCACCCTCTAAATGGGGTGATCACTTCCTTACTGTGACCGTCACTGACTCGGTGAGTCCAAATATTAATATGTATATATACACTAATCTAGATCATACATCAGTGCATAATTCGTTGTATGTTACATGCATGTCTAACGATCTATGAATTGTGTTAACTATTAGGATCTTGATGCTCTTGCAAAAGAAATTGAGTTACTAAAGCCTAAAGTGAGGGACATGCTAATTTTGTATTCGGAAGATGATGGAGAGACGACGAAGAGGAAAATTCTTATAATTCATTTTCTAGTCACTCTTGGTCTGGCATATCATTTCGAGAATGAGATTGAACACATAGTGAAAGTTGCTTTCGAGAAGATAGCGAATTTGATCGCCGATGAGAATGACCTGTACACGATTTCTATCATGTTCCGCGTTTTCAGAACATATGGTCACAACATGTCATCTGGTAAGAAACTTGAAAATGTCATATAATTGAATGCTTTGTGTTGCATGTTTCTCATTTCATATCGCAGCGTTAATGAAAATATACATATATCTATCGAGAAGTATGCATGTTTTATTTTTATAGGAAACTTAACTAAACTGAACTATAAATAATTTTTAATTATTTTATCTTTACCTATAGAGCTCAAAAGGCTAAAAACACCTATTCAAATATCAAACTATCTTGCTTACCTCTAAAATACAAAAAAAAAAGGTGTTTAACAACCCGGTTGTTTCCAAATAGATGTGTTCAAAAGATTCATAGAAGATGATGAGAAGTTCAAGAGATTATCTAATAAATGATTTCAAAGGGATGCTAAGTTTTTATGAAGCACTACACTTCAGAACAACAACGGATTATATATTGGATGAAGCATTGAGCTTTACATGGAGCCACTTGGAGCCAATAGCTACAGGTCAATTAGCAAGTCCAGGACACATTTCAAGGCTTATACAAAAAGCTCTTCACATACCTCAACACATGAACATTGAAGCACTGGTTGCAAGGGAGTATATTTCATTTTATGAACAAGAAGATAATCACGATGACACGCTGCTCAAGTTAGCAAAGCTCAATTTCAAGTTCTTACAGCTTCATTACTTCCAAGAACTAAAAACAATCACCCTGTATGTGAATATTCATCTAGTTTTAGGAAGTTTTCTTTGTGATTTCATATTTTAACATTTTGTACATATTTTCTGGCAGGTGGTGGAGGGGACTAGATCATACATCGAAATTACCACCTAATTTCAGAGAGAGAACCATCACTACAAGAAAATAAATGTATTGTGATGAAATTTTCCGTCACGATAGCAAAGAATTTGTAACAATATTATCATTGTTACGTTTTTGTTACCAATTATTAATGGTTGCAATAAGTGTGTCAAAAATTTTCTGGAGTAACAAAAATGTCACAATTTCTTGCGACTAAATTTTTTGTAACAAATCGTCACACATAGTTACGTTGTATACTAGTAACAAAATTGTAGTAATTTCTTATTTATTAAATTTTATCAAACCGTCTTAATTTGTGACTGTTTAATGTGACAACTATATCACTTCTAATAACGGATCTATTGTCACAAAATGTCACTAATATTGACGACATTATAGTTTTTTTACTGTNNNNNNNNNNNNNNNNNNNNNNNNNNNNNNNNNNNNNNNNNNNNNNNNNNNNNNNNNNNNNNNNNNNNNNNNNNNNNNNNNNNNNNNNNNNNNNNNNNNNNNNNNNNNNNNNNNNNNNNNNNNNNNNNNNNNNNNNNNNNNNNNNNNNNNNNNNNNNNNNNNNNNNNNNNNNNNNNNNNNNNNNNNNNNNNNNNNNNNNNNNNNNNNNNNNNNNNNNNNNNNNNNNNNNNNNNNNNNNNNNNNNNNNNNNNNNNNNNNNNNNNNNNNNNNNNNNNNNNNNNNNNNNNNNNNNNNNNNNNNNNNNNNNNNNNNNNNNNNNNNNNNNNNNNNNNNNNNNNNNNNNNNNNNNNNNNNNNNNNNNNNNNNNNNNNNNNNNNNNNNNNNNNNNNNNNNNNNNNNNNNNNNNNNNNNNNNNNNNNNNNNNNNNNNNNNNNNNNNNNNNNNNNNNNNNNNNNNNNNNNNNNNNNNNNNNNNNNNNNNNNNNNNNNNNNNNNNNNNNNNNNNNNNNNNNNNNNNNNNNNNNNNNNNNNNNNNNNNNNNNNNNNNNNNNNNNNNNNNNNNNNNNNNNNNNNNNNNNNNNNNNNNNNNNNNNNNNNNNNNNNNNNNNNNNNNNNNNNNNNNNNNNNNNNNNNNNNNNNNNNNNNNNNNNNNNNNNNNNNNNNNNNNNNNNNNNNNNNNNNNNNNNNNNNNNNNNNNNNNNNNNNNNNNNNNNNNNNNNNNNNNNNNNNNNNNNNNNNNNNNNNNNNNNNNNNNNNNNNNNNNNNNNNNNNNNNNNNNNNNNNNNNNNNNNNNNNNNNNNNNNNNNNNTTAGTTTAGTTATTATAGTTGTCAAAAAAAAAAGGAATAAATTCTGAGTTTATGTAGAAGATTTAGATTTTAAGTTTAAACTATTATATTTGAAGTTTAAATTTATGATATAGGGTTTGGTGTAGTTTAGGGTTTAGATTTGAGATTTGGACTTAACTTAGGGGATTTGA
This genomic interval from Brassica oleracea var. oleracea cultivar TO1000 chromosome C2, BOL, whole genome shotgun sequence contains the following:
- the LOC106325935 gene encoding LOW QUALITY PROTEIN: alpha-barbatene synthase (The sequence of the model RefSeq protein was modified relative to this genomic sequence to represent the inferred CDS: deleted 3 bases in 2 codons; substituted 1 base at 1 genomic stop codon), whose amino-acid sequence is MEAKRKDDHEIGFDFTKFPPSKWGDHFLTVTVTDSDLDALAKEIELLKPKVRDMLILYSEDDGETTKRKILIIHFLVTLGLAYHFENEIEHIVKVAFEKIANLIADENDLYTISIMFRVFRTYGHNMSSDVFKRFIEDDEKFKDYLINDFKGMLSFYEALHFRTTTDYILDEALSFTWSHLEPIATGQLASPGHISRLIQKALHIPQHMNIEALVAREYISFYEQEDNHDDTLLKLAKLNFKFLQLHYFQELKTITLWWRGLDHTSKLPPNFRERTITTRKXIWLAALMMYFEPQFSLGRIMSAKLYLAITFLDDACDTYASIDEVMNLVDCIERWDPDYMGKLQGHMKTAFKFVMSVYKEYEDTLRSQGKLFVLDEMIEEFKILVRTNLQLVKWAREDYMPSFDEYIETWGAEIGSYTAISCSDMGLGEIGKKRYFEWLRSRPKVVQVLAAKTRLMDDMTDYEEDIGKGYTANALNYYIKQHGVTKEKAIKEFGKMIKDINKIVNEECLKTTNISRRVLNQIINYGRSLDVLYTSDDVFNHREGMLKEHITTLLVDPIHL